ttaatcctttaatattgtgtttattaaaaattagtttttgtaatttgtttctcCTCATTTTCTAtgaatgtgtattttttttacatcaattttgttttttatccgaCTCATGGTGAAGCGTGGTAAACACGACTAGTATattaagtaatactctaaaagACGTGGGAAAACTACTATAGCTTTCTCATGCCTTTTACTTTCCTCatctttaatatattatattattataattattatattatattataattatattatattataacatatactaaaaattaaatcaaacgctaattttttttttgtttttttaatgaattgtttttgtttgatcccgggtttgatgggttagcttgatttgacgagttaactcggattttttttctttgtaattaattttttttatttagtttagtttgttaatgttaaatttctttatatttaattatcagaattTCATGACATGTATCCCgagcttgacgggttaacttggtgtaacgggttaacctaattGATTTTAGGTGAATCcgtcaattgtttttttctatttagccTTTCACTTCCCCatctttaatatattatattattattattattattattattattattatattatattataacatatactaaaaattaaatcaaacgctaaattatctttcttttttcttttaatgaatttttttttttgatcctgggtttgatgggttagcctgatttgacgagttaacccggatttttttttctttttaattaatttttttcatttagtttagtttgttaatgttaaatttctttatatttaattatcagactttcacgACACGTATCccgggcttgacgggttaacttggtatgacgggttaacccagttgattttGGGTGAACtcgtcaattgttttttttctatttagttatcaaactttcatgacgcgaatctcatgtttgacgggttaatctggttcgaagggttaacccagttaattcagatttttttttctccttttggtttttttctttgtttttttttaattaatttatttaattattacacttttatgacacgaccttatagccagacccacatccaatgcTTTAGGGTCCGGTGTTGCAGCCAACCTCACTTAAACTTAAGTCATATAACTAtataagtttaatgttattattaatattataaatagtatttttgggtcaagcgttgcagctagacccaagACTTTTAGgtatatctttgcagaaagacctaacactcttagatcttagcattttttgatattttttatgcaagaaaaaaaattaacccgtggcgtatgcctttgttttttttatctttttctttttaagccttttgCTTTGAATAGCATGGTGCAATTTACAGTAAAAAAGTTTATgcgtttagttttttttgtctatagtttcttaatattaaattttttctgtttaattatcaagctttcatgacacggatcccaggtttgatgGTTTAATCCAgtccagttgattcagattttttttcctttttcttcattagttttttcctttcttaaggtatttttctctttactttttcctttttaattaatctttttttttaatttagttcattaatattaaatattttttctatttagttatcacactttcatgacacgaatctcaggtttgacgggttaacctgatttgacgagttaacccaattgattcagattatttttcttttttctcattagttttttttttctgttggttttttttttaattaatatatttaattatcatacatttatgacacgaccttgcagccagacctacatccaatgctattgggtctggtattgcagccaaacccacttaaacttgggtcatagaagtttaatgttattattaatattataaatattactcttaggttAGATGTTGCATCTaaacccaagactcttgggtataactttgcagaaagacctaacacttttaaattttaatttttattgatattttttatgcaaaataaattgacccgcggcatcgcgcgggtcatgtaactagttcTTTATACTAAAATGTGATCataaaaaaggttttattttttttgcaccaAATTGATAAGTACCCCTTTGAAGCATCTGTAATTAACATTGCTCACTTTTTCGCTTATTTTTGGTCACTTGGTATGAAAATGGAGCCTCCTAACAAGGATAGCTTTTTCCTGTCTTTGGCTTTCTGCATCGAAGCATATAACATGAATCTAGACGGAACTGTGAGCAACATTCAAGGTTCAGAATAATTTCCCTTTTCCCATTCTGATCTTTATCCAAgctttaatttccttttcagCTTCTGCAGAATCTAGCAATTGCAGTTGAACATGAAGATTTTCCTGGAAAGGTTGCAAAAGTTGGAAAGATACAAGTCAGGGTATTTACAAAAGGTTGTAGAAAATTCATGGCCACTCATTCTCTCGCCTAAACAACGTTCACCCAGTCTGAATTCCGGCCAGGTTCAGTTCTATCGTCTCTTTAATGTTCGGTCCCCTACTTTGACAGAATGTATAAAGAAACCTTCAGCATATTACAGGCAGATGTTTTGTGTTGTGTAACAAAGAGCACGTCGATTGTCCCCTGCAGTTTCCCTGGCCACTTACTTGACACTGATTAACAACCAGAAGCTAACAGATTATGTCCGATTGTCACCATACTTCATAACTTGTTGAGCATGGCAAGTCCAGCCTATTCTTGCACATTAAGCTGGCATTTTCCATGGATTTTCCCCACACTGGTACGTTGTTACCAATTTCGTGAGCCAGAAGTAGCGTCAATTTATAAAACTGTAGTTCAAGAATACTAACTGAACCAGTCAACCTGTCTTTGgaattaacaaataacaattctggcaaattataaaaattgattctaCACTGAGAATTTCCATATCTTTAAAAAGAAGACGAAAGAGATAGCAACATAAGAAACAATGGTTCTGCCAgctctttttatataaatatagtcCAAGCTGTCACTGCTAATGCAGGTTTCAAGAAAATTCGAGCTTGAAGGATCTATCTTCGAGCTCTTTAGTGGTTCTGAAGTGATAGaatatcaaaacatataaatcaaagGAGAGTATGCTGGAAAATCTTGCAGCAGCAGATGATACTATTATTGCAGTGAGTTTCCAATCTCCGTACACGTATAcatacaattatatttataggaGAAACTAGATagcttgatttgttttcaatctcAAGACCTTATACTAGACAAAAAAGACAATGGGCTCAATTATACTACTAGGATAATAACATTTATCAACAAGCAATCCGGCCATTCTTTCTCTCCAAATGGAGTGTAACAATGCAAGCATTCCAAGCAATACAAAGCAAAGTAGCTTAAGCATTCATCTTCTGCAACTTCTGAAAAGCCAAAGCCGACTCCACCAACCAACTTCCAGGTTGtctatattttttcattgttggCATACCTCTCAAAGTCTTAGCCACTAATCATGTTGTGATGTTAGTCCGCTACATAATATACCTCAGTGAATTGGCATCAAGCATCAACCATTGTGTATTTAAGGTATCGTCATTGCCTTGTCTAGAAAAGTTCAACAGCACGAGGATCAATATATAGAACCACTCTTGCTAGCACGACACCCAAAACAACACCAAGCTTAGTGATGTAGTCGGGCTGCATTAATATGTGATTCTGAGTCGTCAGATGAGTTCAAAGCTCAAGAAGAGATCTAGTTGTAATGCCagaataacaatttaaaagaattataacttTAATTTGATCTATTGGATAacattcaaatttttacagtagtttttggGAGCTGTTTTACTAATAGTAGCAACTGTATCGTAACACGGATCATCAAATCTTTAGATATTGAAAATCTCTTAGGTTTATGTATATTTAAAGCTTTATAAACCTTCTAGTTATGAGACtttaccattattattttttaaagagaataaACTTGTGAAATTTAGGGTTTACACCTCAGCTCCTTTCGTCCATTTAAAGTATTCTGTAGTCTTTGTTTAATTGCTATCTTTAAATTCTGACTGACGGTACTCAGTTACTCGCCTCCTTTCCCTCTTGTTAGAATTAAGAGTTTGAAATAGCTCAACAGTCCCACTCGAATTTAATTCCATTAAATGCACGTTTAATTTCTTACTACATtcttgaaacataatttttttatactcgGAACAATCCCTCCAAGGAAAAGAACAAACAAGAAAGTTTACACCTAGACAAACGTTTTCCATCTAGCTAATGTTTTAGGTGAGGCtgaaaagaaattcaagtgaCAGATTTTCTGCAAAATCTGTCATACGTGTGATTTTCCAAGGAAGTCAGCTTTTATTTGGGTCTAAAGCGCATAAGATATTTGTATTGTCAAATACTTAATTACCTGGGACGTACCTACAGTGCTGTATTGTTTGAGAATCTATAGGTACAAGCTACTGTACTAAAGGAAGGAAAATATTCACAGAATGAAATAGATTTCTACAATATGCAGGTATGACTTCTGCAATTGCCAATCATATACTAGCCATTATGATCTTCCTTGATTGCAGACAGTGATTTTGTATCTGGAAGATTTTGTTTCATACTTTGCATACTTGATTCATTAGCAAAGTGAAGATATTCTTAAAAATCTTGTCAAATATTGACTTGTAAAGGCTTTACATGTGAAAGTGATTTAGAGTAAAAAATGTCAAAGCTGCTATGATGTTTGTTGACGAAGAGGGCAGTCTTGCTGGTTGCAGAAACGCTGGCAGAAGGGTTTTGGTTCTGCTGAATTCTCATTCCAGCAGCCTGCACACTTGTCACTAAAATGGCCACAATCTTGGTAGGAAGATCCGAATCTCTCACAATTTGATGCGTTGGAAACTCGACACTCACATCTTCTTAATGATACGTGGCTTGACTAGTAATTTGGTCTGGATACAAGTTTTACGTTTGAATTTGAAACTGAAATCAGGACCTGTAGTGAGCATTTAATTTCAGCTTTTTGTTGATTTCTTTGGGCTGAGCTCAGGTTCTTTTAAGCTCTGTTGGAAGCATTTAATCCAAATTCATTAATGCTCCTGCATCAATTGGAGGTTCTTAAATTTGTGTCAAATAATGATGACAGCAAATATAGTGAAAGCTGGTGTCAAAATATACAGCCTCAAAAGATGGGATATGTACAAATAtgtcatgaattattttttttttaaaaaaaaaagaaaagaaaaaagacattgCCTACCAGTGATGTTGTTCTGAGACATACAATGGAAAGAGTTAGCTCTAACCTTTGCACCATTTTGTGGGGTTTCAGTGTACAAGTTCTACTTGCTTAAGTTCTCGTAGTAACATGAAGCCTGATTTCTTGTTTTCTGAGCTTTTCATAATGAAATATTAACATCAAATGACACCAGGAGTTCCCCCAAACACTTCAGTAGGAATGATAATAATCTTTCATTTGATCGAAGATTCCCAATGAAGTGCTCAGAGGAACTCTAGGGGACACTTGATCTATGCTATGTTAGCTTACATGCTTAGTAATGGTCATCGGCCACACTATTTATAGGAGCTGTTTTATGCAGCGTCTACCAAGAACTTAGTGCACCTGGACGCGACAGTGGGCTAAATGGATAGGAGATTGTGATTGAGAGAACAAGTCTGCTCTTTTCTATGATCTCTCTATTCACTCTTTCCTCTTCAATTTCTCTAGGAATCTCTTTTTCAGATTCTAGGAGTTTATACATATTACCCTAAAGTGTGATCTACTAAAGATTCTATTCTTTTATACACATTTGGACTTGCTGCAATTCTTGAAGCTCTTAtcttcaaaaagaaaacaaaagattatttggataccaaaaaagaaaaacctgtgACCACTCTCCACAAAAACCATTAGACGGACCAGGTTCAATCTGGGAATTATATGATTTCTCTCATCTTCAAATATAGGCAAAGGCATGGTTTTTCAGAGACAGGCTCCATGCTTTATACAGAATGTGCAAATCGAGTTGAATTTGgctctcttattattatttttgtatggaAAAGAAGATTTCTGTAAATGCTGAAActctgattattgtttttttatatgtatgtcaagattttatttgaaagttAAACACACTAATTGTTTCTTACTTTGTAGCTTAAAATGGTGAAAATGGAGCCTCCTGACAAAGACTGCCATAAAATATGAATCTAAACAGAATTGTGGGCAACATGGAAGGAAGAGAATATTTCTTGTTCTTCCAATTTGATCTCTTTCCAACCTAAAAGTTTGCAGAATTTAATGTCCTTTTCAGCTTTGCAGAATTTCCCAGCATCAAataaagttgaaatatcaatgTCCACTCACTCACTGATCTAACCAAGCAACATTCATTCAGTCCAAATTCTGACCAGGTTCATCAGTTGTACCGTGTCTTTATTTGTTTGGTCCCTACATGTTCATTAATCTAATTGTTGGATCTAAATTCTGATGTTTTACAGGCTCAATTCTATATATAGGGAAAGTCCCTCAAATTGGACTTAAAAGATGTTGTTTGAGccaatttctatatttttctttccttttcaaatcTATGACACAACACAAACACATAAACAACATACCAGTTTCCTTTTCCATCTCTTCATCGTCCttcttcccttctctctctttatctctTCTTTGTTTCGATCAAAAGTCAAAAATGCCTTTTCCACTCTTCAAGATACCCTCTCTTCAACACTTGTCTTTCAATGGTAAAACCCTATTCCTCTCTTCAAGCTATGCCAAATGGCTATCCAAATGATGCCCAATGGAACTCAAGAAGCCAGAGACACCCACCCAATCCTCCTCATCAGTCTACCCCACAACCTGGAAACTACAATCACAATCAATGCATCCAAAATCAGCAGTACCCTCCTCCGAACCAATTTAATTATCCAAACAGGGGGTATCAGCTGATATAATGATGGCTGCGAGTATGGCATTGGGGTGTGCTTGAAAAGAGGTGTGATAAATTGCAAGGTCAAAAATACAACAATCGTCAGAACAACGTTAGAGATTGCAGTTTTGCAGCCAGCCATGTAATTCACAGCTGATCAAGAAAATGAACTTGCAAGTAATgaacatgagaaaaaaaaatcaaatgacacaCCAAGGAGCTTCCCATGCCAATCTCAACccaaaatgaggatcaaaacaTATACTAGTCAAACATTTATTTGGGCAATATTATATGCATCTATTCTAACTTAGGCTTCACATATTGTAAGCCGCCGCATGATTCGAAAGTCCACATTTAGTTTTACTTACTTCAAGTGATTGGATTTTATGGCCGCTCAGGAAAATGAAATTCttgtagttgatttttttatcacgTATGCAAAGCCGTCGATGAAGGAGCGAGGTTGATTTTGTATTGCAGACAAAGTGTTTGATGAAATAATActatgaaaattttagtttttttttttttttaatttttacaaagttgtaatattaatttgatggcaagtataattattagtttgatGAAAATGTTGTCATATTAATATCATAAGGGTTTTCTAGTcattaatttgaatataataataatcttataaataatatgattttttggttgatatttttagtttgtatAAAGgagtatataaaatattatcaacttATTGGATGTAAACTATAATTTTCCAGATAaagtaagaaaatgattaaacaagagtgatgatgatatttttccttaaataaattcaaaactaacATGCTACTTGCAAGTTGCAACCAAGAGTGCAAATGTAAAATGTTTCACgtcattttcagaaaattattaaatatattatttagattagtgaaaatatttatttttaaataaaaaatatttttttaatgttgacaTCACTACCAGTAAAATGTTCAAACTTTAAAGCgctttaaattttaacttttaggTTAGCGACCCGTATGGGCtcaagttttttcttgtttataattgttatttttctaattctttttattttattattgaatattcaatattgatttttaaaaaaacattaggttttgttattttctttgtttttttttcttcatgttatcCTGATATCATAACCTGACCCGTATATTAGATGGTTGGCTCAAGTAGCCtcgagtattttttttagttttgtgattattttaaattttttttataagtttatcttggtctcatgatctCGGATATGAGTTTTACAAaccttttttaatataagttttttcaaaaattatttttttatatttgatttttaaaaatattattcttattcgcctataatttttttatataaaaataagctTTATTTTTAGCTTTCTATGTAATTCaagattcttgaattttttttattgtttatttcatttatgttttttttttagttttttagtttaacatgggtgTCCAGGCTAGCTTGcacgtatctcgactaatttcacgggctctgaaattaacgaccatgtaagccttcaattgccatcatatgagcaaccacatggttcgaacctgagaccacagatggagcaaacctcttggtcccaaactCTTATCACTGGATCATTAcctatttatgttttaattgtattgttttgttatttactaCTTGGTATTGTCAATTTAAGTGTCAATTTAAGTTTgacttataattttataatccgagtttactttatgtttttttttttattgtgttaaaaaagtgtttttcacaaCTTGCTAATACCTATTAATTATTTGTGGACaatcatgaaatattttttaaaaaatccttgTTATTTAAACTGTTTTTCTTCTAAATGTTAATCTATAGTCaatgctttttatatatatttttttaagtaattgtCACCAAATTACTAAAACCACATATCACCCATTTAAATAATATGGAACCCATCAGAGATCAACACATGAATTCCCGAAACGATTTTAGTTTTCATAGAATTATTCAGATTAACACGTCCAAATATAAACAAGGTCAAGGCGACAGATTAAATCGTCCACGAAGGCGGCATTCAAAACTTAAACTCACTGCCTTGATAAGTATCTATTCAATTACATTTTGCAATTTCTACTAGTTCTGTGAATTTGAAACCGTTGATCTTTACGGATACAAAATGatgatttaacaaattaaaagaaaagaagaattacATGTGAAGTTCAAAACTGTTATAGTCACAAAGGCTTTCTCTTCTTTTGCAGTTTCTGCAACTTTCTCCACTTGAGATAAATCTGATATGATAACCCAGAGAACACCATGACTACGCATCCCCATTGTTTTGCTGATAGGGGATTGCCGCTCAGCACCGAAGAAACCACAATGCTGACAAACTTGCGGGTTGTGGTAATGGTCGTGTTAGCTAGAGATCCAAAGCAGCTAATGgttagaaagataaaattctGACCCACAGCGCCACAAAGGCAGTAGAGAAAAATGTCCCATGCTGCTTCTGGATGCTGCTTGCAGAATTCGATTGCCTCATATCCAATACCATGTGGCCAGCCAAACATGTAGATCAGGTTGTAAATTGTTCCCCACAAATTCATTCCCAGCATTATATCCCAAGCGCTTGTCTTTGGATACCTGATCGACCCAGAAAATTATTGAGAAATGAAGATATTTTGAGTAAAAACTAAAATGGATGCACATGAGGCTCATAGCAGCCCTAGTTTAATTACCTTCCGATTTCAGAAGGGACATCAATTGAGATTTATAAGAGATCGTTTGTGACAAAAGCCAAACTCTTGACCAAAAGAGTATCTCCTCCAGGAAATTATTCTAAAGCTACCAAAAACAAGAGAGACAGAAAGAGCTGAGGGCTGTGGAATATAGGACACCAGAGGACTATATAGGTGCAAGTTCTCTCTTGAATACTTCTCTAACTTGGCTAAGATTTCTGTGCATAACTGAATATTTCTCCCACAGGTTGACTAAAGTTGTTCccttaaatattaatgaaagtaAAACACACTTGTTCCTTCAAGCGATGGATGGAATAAACAGGAGAaggatcatttttcttttaaccaaGTGTGACTTTTATACATACCTCGCTTTTAGTGAGTCCTGAGTAGCGTTAGTAAATCCATCGAATGCAAGGTTCAAGAAACAAAGGCCATATCCGAGGGGTGCATTTGGATGTGCTAGTTTATTGATGGTCTTCG
The Populus nigra chromosome 3, ddPopNigr1.1, whole genome shotgun sequence genome window above contains:
- the LOC133688975 gene encoding UDP-galactose/UDP-glucose transporter 3-like; protein product: MEAHGGGGGSGSLRRVLVLAFCVAGIWSAYIYQGLLQETLSTKRFGSDGKRFEQLAFLNLAQNVVCLIWSYMMIKIWSTRSGSSSSSSSSMGAPWWTYWSPGITNTIGPALGIEALKYISYPAQVLAKSSKMIPVMLMGSLVYGISYTLPEYLCTFLVAGGVSTFALMKTSSKTINKLAHPNAPLGYGLCFLNLAFDGFTNATQDSLKARYPKTSAWDIMLGMNLWGTIYNLIYMFGWPHGIGYEAIEFCKQHPEAAWDIFLYCLCGAVGQNFIFLTISCFGSLANTTITTTRKFVSIVVSSVLSGNPLSAKQWGCVVMVFSGLSYQIYLKWRKLQKLQKKRKPL